One genomic segment of Coffea arabica cultivar ET-39 chromosome 6e, Coffea Arabica ET-39 HiFi, whole genome shotgun sequence includes these proteins:
- the LOC113739100 gene encoding putative UPF0481 protein At3g02645, producing MRLNYIKNYTVRPCVFHAPDNLRDTKPEAYTPQLVGLGPYHHFWPQVQHMESHKRATVLDYLEGLNKEDFIKLVEEGPEDFEPKIRSCYDRYLDLDKETLAWVVIVDGLFLLDLIDYLGSEEPNKNNPGSEDVEKDRIYSKPEALAADVFMLENQIPIVLIQEMRAILQESFDIDSDAELFGKFVRFCDKYSPLKLTSDSTSRNEAFDNKKHLLHFMYQMIVKNNIRDFNPETIPQDNRNNNHDSVGIGDEVRKISQTNQEHYGESRAGAIAKAVASHAGEFLEHAIEEFDSALSDAKMAGIKLPGNVEKVTNILRNLQKNIQHVNHKKDGSLGDQIGIPSASRLYIFLKMKFKPLPKDCGIGNITLDGEKRILCLPVITLRANSEVILRNLVAYEATSKMGSTQMRDYVDLMCGLIRSEKDVEMLKRSGVIETKIPDEEIFKMCNGFTKSDEKPDEVSKVAGTVKEVSNQFNDVRIVKASRCCMKVSADCVKFWRPLFPIFVVLLLLFQSICEIWDCRRRSSLGGGALRDLYLGDLGPEATLMLPRKMYPY from the coding sequence ATGAGGCTCAACTACATCAAGAACTATACCGTCCGCCCCTGCGTCTTCCATGCTCCAGACAACTTGAGGGACACCAAGCCCGAGGCTTATACTCCTCAGCTAGTAGGCCTCGGACCATACCACCATTTCTGGCCACAAGTTCAGCACATGGAAAGCCACAAACGGGCAACTGTTTTAGATTATCTGGAAGGCCTTAACAAGGAAGACTTCATCAAACTTGTTGAGGAAGGTCCTGAAGATTTTGAACCCAAAATTCGTTCGTGTTACGATAGATACCTCGACCTGGATAAGGAGACCTTGGCTTGGGTAGTCATTGTGGATGGCTTGTTCCTGTTGGACTTGATTGATTACCTGGGCTCTGAGGAGCCGAACAAGAACAACCCTGGGTCCGAGGACGTGGAAAAGGACAGGATTTACTCGAAGCCTGAAGCATTGGCTGCCGATGTATTCATGCTCgagaaccaaattccaattgTTCTGATTCAGGAAATGCGTGCGATTCTCCAAGAAAGTTTCGATATTGATTCAGATGCAGAGTTGTTTGGGAAATTCGTCCGTTTTTGTGACAAGTACTCCCCCCTAAAGCTGACTTCAGATTCAACCTCAAGAAACGAAGCTTTTGACAATAAGAAGCATCTGCTGCATTTTATGTACCAAATGATTGTCAAAAACAACATCAGAGATTTCAATCCAGaaactatccctcaggacaacagAAATAACAACCATGATTCAGTTGGGATAGGCGACGAGGTGcgtaaaatttctcaaacaaaTCAAGAACATTACGGGGAAAGCAGAGCAGGTGCAATTGCAAAAGCGGTAGCCTCTCATGCCGGGGAGTTTCTTGAGCACGCAATAGAGGAATTCGACTCTGCACTTTCGGATGCAAAAATGGCTGGAATTAAACTTCCAGGAAATGTAGAGAAAGTCACCAACATTCTCCGCAATTTGCAGAAGAATATTCAGCATGTGAATCACAAGAAAGATGGATCTTTGGGAGATCAAATTGGCATTCCTTCAGCTTCACGGCTGTATATCTTTCTCAAGATGAAATTCAAGCCGCTTCCTAAAGACTGTGGTATAGGAAATATTACACTGGACGGGGAGAAGAGGATACTGTGTCTTCCAGTTATCACTCTGCGTGCTAATTCTGAAGTCATACTGAGGAACTTGGTGGCCTACGAGGCAACGTCGAAGATGGGATCGACCCAAATGAGGGATTATGTGGATTTGATGTGCGGGCTGATAAGATCCGAGAAAGATGTGGAAATGTTGAAGAGATCTGGAGTcattgaaacaaaaattcctgATGAAGAGATATTCAAAATGTGCAATGGGTTTACGAAATCTGATGAAAAGCCTGACGAGGTATCTAAGGTTGCTGGCACCGTGAAGGAAGTCAGTAATCAGTTCAACGATGTTCGAATTGTTAAGGCTTCTAGATGCTGTATGAAGGTTTCTGCAGATTGTGTGAAATTTTGGAGGCCACTTTTTCCGATATTCGTGGTgttgcttcttctttttcaatcaATTTGTGAAATATGGGACTGTAGGAGGAGGAGTTCTCTTGGAGGAGGAGCCTTGCGCGATCTTTATTTGGGGGATTTGGGTCCTGAAGCTACACTCATGCTACCCCGGAAAATGTATCCATATTAG